AGCGAGGTGAGTTCGCTTTTTATAGATGAATTTCAGGATACCAGCGTTCTGCAGTGGAGAATTATCGAACCCTTTGTCGACGACAGGAGAAATTTCATCGCGGTAGGAGATGCAAAACAGTCCATATACCAGTGGCGCGGGGGCGAAAAAGAACTATTCGTTCGGCTGCCTGAATTTATCTCCAGCTCTGTGGAGGATTTACCAGTCTGCTATAGAAGCGATAGAGAGATAGTCGATTTCCTCAATGAGTTCTTTACCGATCTCCATCAGAACTGGGATTACAGCCGGGTTTCTCACCATGATGATGCTGATCGCGGCATGGTAGAAGTTCTTCTGGGGGGGAGCGGAGCTGAGATTGACGAGGAGAGCAAAAAGTTTTCTTCTTACAGCGAGGAAAAGCAGGAGAATATAAAAGCTCAAAACCGGGAGCTCACAAAAGATATGCCCCGGGATATCGCCGGCAGACTGGCCGATTTTGAGAATTATGCCGGGACAGCCGTCCTGGCCAGGACCAATAAACAGCTTTATGAGATAGCTGAACATCTGGAAGAACTCGGTGTTCCTCATGTGCTGCACCAAAAGCGGGAGCTGGCGGAACACCAGGCTATATGGCCGATCTTTCAGCTGCTGAAATTTTTATGGCAGGAGGATTATCATAATCTGCTCAATTTTCTGCGCAGCGACCTGATCGGTATAACCCATGAGGACTTAAAGGTTCTGATGAATAATTTTGAATCGATCAGGGGATTTTTCGCGGGAAGAGAGGACCTAAAAGACCATGAGATAGATGAGAACATACTTGAGCTGCTTGAATGGACAGCCGAACTCAAATCTGCAGATTATCAGGAGCTTGTCTACAGGATTATTTCAGAGAGCGGAGTTTTTAAACTTTACAGCGGGGAAAGATCAGCCCTGAAAAATCTTTTCCGGCTTTACAGCCTGATGATGAAGGTTGAATCGCTTTCGGAATTCATGGAGATTTATGAGGAAAAAAAAGGTTCGGGTGAATTTCAGGAAGCCATAGTTCAGCATGAGGAGGCGGTCGATCTTTTGACAATTCACAGATCGAAGGGGCTTTCCTTCCACACCGAATTTTTCTACTGGAAGCCGAATTCCGGACAGGGCGGAAAGAGGGAGGAAGAGCTGGAATTTTACCTGAAATTTCAGCCTGATTATCAAAAAATTGACAGCTATCTTCTCACAACCAGCCGCTACAGCGATGTGATCGAGCTTCTCGATTACGATTTTGAAGAGGAGCGAAATCAAAAGGAACTGGTCGAGGAGATAAATAATGTTTATGTAGCAATGAGCAGGGCCGGCAAAAATCTATTTATCTGGATCGACGTTCCAGCTCAGATTATGCCGGGAGAAATTTCAGCCTGGGAGAACAGCAGCGATAGATACAGGTTTTATGAGGATGCCTTAAGTGATGCCTGTTCCGTCAGAAGTCTCTCGGAGCTTATAAAGGGTAAGAGAATGGGAGAATTTGTCCCGCCGCAGGGTGCTGATAAAGAGGACAGCCCTGTTCAGGAGCAGAATTTGGATGATCTGGCTGAGTTTTTTCGTGCCGGGGGGCTGAGCGGGAAGAAGATCCCGGCCGGAAGTTTTGCAGCCAAAAAGCAGGATATCGATCTGGATTTAAGCCGCGAAAAAGAGAGGTTGATGGGCCTTGCAGTCCATTATTATCTTGAGAACATTAAATACGGTTCTGCTGAGGAAAAGAGGCGGGGCCGCCGGCTGGTGGCCGCTCGTTATGGGAATATACTGGGGGATGAACTGATCGAGGAGGTATTCAGCCGGGCTGAGTCTTTCATAAAAGATTATCCTCAATATCTCTCTGAAAGATGGGAGGTTTTTACCGAGTACGAGCCGGTAAGCGGGGAGGACGATCTGACCGGGACGAAAAAGGGCGCCAGAATTGACAGAGTTCTGCTCGATCGCGACGAGAAAGAAATAATTATTCTGGATTTTAAAACAGGACTCGAGAGAAGCGAAGAACAGCTGCAGAAATATCGGAACCTGATCGCAGAAGAAGCCGGTGAGGATTATTCCATAAAGGCTGAATTTGTGCAAATTTAAGCGGGTTTTTAAAATCGGGAAAGGTGAAATAAATGCTGGATTTCATTCTTTTTTTGATGCTCATGATGCTTGTTCTGCTGGTATTTATACTGATTTCCTTTGGTAACATCCGGGGGAAATTAAAACAGGACAGCGATTTTGCCGGCGGAAGAGGGACACCCACCAGACCCTATCTTATAAAGGATGTCGGCCAGCTGGACAGAGTCAGGGATCACCTGGAAAGTCACTTTCGGCTGATCTCCAGCATAGATTTGAAACGTTACTGCAGGCTGAGGGAATTCAGCGGAGGCTGGCAGCCTCTGGGCAGCGAAGAAGAAAAATTTGCCGGTACTCTTGACGGGCAGAATTATACCATAAAGAATATTTATATCGAGAGGCCGGAGGGCAGGCTGCTGGGACTTTTCGGCTGCACGGATGAATCGGCCCTCATTAAAGACCTCAACCTCGAGGGCTGCCGGGTCGAAGGCAGTTCGCAGGTCGGCGGGCTTGCAGGAAAAAACTGCGGAATTATAACCGG
The nucleotide sequence above comes from Halarsenatibacter silvermanii. Encoded proteins:
- a CDS encoding UvrD-helicase domain-containing protein, with the protein product MKKVLKAGAGTGKTFRLSLEYIGGLLSGQDFNEIVVLTFTRKATAEARTRIISHLNELIEEGKNSVVWQELNDIFADRVTFDRQRLAECRRQMLLNKDAVQIYTIDSFTNQLFKEMVAPYLGIYDYEIIESQENRAIIEETFRRLLQNSEDFNLLQRVLSMRVGRSFSKPFNFIRSIIEERWKYLLADHERRGKYENTDYLTSLKKVVDLLADIADRKDKTMDESWFIKDFRDFGRDFQKLREQPAGDERLKKYIYKFRELILKKDRTLWNGQKTRGKDFVCAREELQLFYEEFRVKLAREVFNREIRTLESGLFELADKVFAVYDRLKKRKQKFTYSDISNSVYRYLIRGQLPETETNLKDLLEKVTGSEVSSLFIDEFQDTSVLQWRIIEPFVDDRRNFIAVGDAKQSIYQWRGGEKELFVRLPEFISSSVEDLPVCYRSDREIVDFLNEFFTDLHQNWDYSRVSHHDDADRGMVEVLLGGSGAEIDEESKKFSSYSEEKQENIKAQNRELTKDMPRDIAGRLADFENYAGTAVLARTNKQLYEIAEHLEELGVPHVLHQKRELAEHQAIWPIFQLLKFLWQEDYHNLLNFLRSDLIGITHEDLKVLMNNFESIRGFFAGREDLKDHEIDENILELLEWTAELKSADYQELVYRIISESGVFKLYSGERSALKNLFRLYSLMMKVESLSEFMEIYEEKKGSGEFQEAIVQHEEAVDLLTIHRSKGLSFHTEFFYWKPNSGQGGKREEELEFYLKFQPDYQKIDSYLLTTSRYSDVIELLDYDFEEERNQKELVEEINNVYVAMSRAGKNLFIWIDVPAQIMPGEISAWENSSDRYRFYEDALSDACSVRSLSELIKGKRMGEFVPPQGADKEDSPVQEQNLDDLAEFFRAGGLSGKKIPAGSFAAKKQDIDLDLSREKERLMGLAVHYYLENIKYGSAEEKRRGRRLVAARYGNILGDELIEEVFSRAESFIKDYPQYLSERWEVFTEYEPVSGEDDLTGTKKGARIDRVLLDRDEKEIIILDFKTGLERSEEQLQKYRNLIAEEAGEDYSIKAEFVQI